The Fusarium musae strain F31 chromosome 10, whole genome shotgun sequence genome window below encodes:
- a CDS encoding hypothetical protein (EggNog:ENOG41): MSWMDSWSRPGKSQATPAPFYLLPGGEATPYCHSCGRVISTRRTTATANTSTPAKYCSSRCRTQKPGKLDRELEKAFVKLLTAEESAADEGKKQAKGGKHKKGKNSKGDNRIVVPCSAAEELVFGPNRTSMEGEIEAHHSDEEETNEMEQTHAISESRSSEDMDLSGKIIKDDNHIDGDVLARMSVRSGTRIRPPQSVSEVNGSVGGEKGRAERIHETDAMLEKRKQGQRRAKEREMTKRAARRGVVFGFTVNDEGEKRLCEAVMAGKIVEPSFAKGDWAIRWRE, translated from the coding sequence ATGAGTTGGATGGACAGCTGGAGTCGACCCGGTAAATCGcaagcaacaccagcaccattCTACTTGTTACCCGGAGGCGAAGCGACTCCATATTGTCACTCATGCGGCCGAGTGATTAGTACGAGACGAACTACCGCGACAGCCAACACCAGTACGCCAGCCAAGTACTGCTCGAGCCGATGCCGCACACAGAAGCCCGGGAAGCTGGACCGCGAGCTGGAGAAGGCCTTTGTCAAATTGTTGACGGCTGAAGAGAGCGCAGCAGATGAAGGAAAGAAGCAGGCAAAAGGGGGCAAGCATAAGAAAGGGAAGAACAGCAAAGGCGACAATCGCATCGTGGTACCCTGCAGCGCAGCAGAGGAACTCGTCTTTGGACCGAACCGAACGTCAATGGAGGGGGAAATTGAAGCACATCacagcgacgaggaggaaacgAATGAGATGGAACAAACGCACGCGATATCGGAGTCGCGATCATCAGAAGACATGGACCTCTCAGGTAAAATCATCAAAGACGACAATCACATCGACGGCGACGTTCTCGCCCGCATGTCAGTCCGCAGCGGCACTCGCATCCGTCCACCACAATCCGTATCCGAAGTCAACGGCAGTGTCGGCGGCGAAAAAGGCAGAGCAGAACGAATCCACGAAACAGACGCGATGCTTGAGAAGCGAAAACAAGGACAGAGGCGCGCGAAGGAACGGGAAATGACAAAGCGCGCCGCCCGACGCGGTGTTGTTTTTGGGTTCACTGTCAACGACGAAGGCGAGAAGCGTCTCTGCGAGGCAGTCATGGCGGGAAAGATCGTGGAACCGAGCTTTGCAAAGGGGGACTGGGCGATAAGATGGAGAGAATGA
- a CDS encoding hypothetical protein (EggNog:ENOG41~CAZy:AA5~CAZy:CBM32) encodes MKSFWTLAFYLGGTSAVAISQPAAKSDTPAGSLQFLSLRASAPLGTAINRDKWKVTCDSQHEGDECSKAIDGDRNTFWHTNWAAGGTNDPKPPHTITIDMGSSQNVNGLSVLPRQDGSDHGWIGRHNVFLSTNGKNWGDAVATGTWFADNTEKYSNFETRPARYVRLVAVTEANDQAWTSIAEINVFKAASYTSPQPGLGRWGPTLDFPIVPVAAAVEPTSGKVLVWSSYKNDEFGGSPGGVTLTSTWDPSTGVISQRTVTNTKHDMFCPGISMDGNGQVVVTGGNNAEKTSLYDSSSDSWIPGPDMKVARGYQSSATLSNGRVFTIGGSWSGGIFEKNGEVYDPSSKTWTSLSGALVKPMLTADQQGLYRSDNHGWLFGWKKGSVFQAGPSTAMNWYYTSGNGNTKSAGKRQSSRGTDPDAMCGNAVMYDAVKGKILTFGGSPSYQDSDATTNAHIITIGEPGSTPKTVFASNGLYYPRTFHTSVILPDGNVFITGGQQRGIPFADSTPQLTPELYVPNDDTFYKQQPNSIVRVYHSVSLLLPDGRIFNGGGGLCGGCTTNHFDAQIYTPNNLYDSNGKLATRPKINKVSAKSVKVGGKITISTDSSIKQASLIRYGTSTHTVNTDQRRIPLSLRSTGSGNSYSFQVPSDSGIALPGYWMLFVMNSAGVPSVASTLLVTQ; translated from the coding sequence ATGAAGTCCTTTTGGACACTTGCTTTTTATCTCGGGGGCACTAGCGCTGTTGCCATCTCTCAGCCAGCAGCCAAGTCTGATACTCCCGCAGGATCCTTGCAATTCTTGAGTCTCAGAGCCTCAGCTCCCCTCGGTACTGCTATCAACCGCGACAAATGGAAAGTCACCTGTGATAGCCAGCACGAGGGAGATGAATGCTCCAAGGCCATTGATGGTGACCGCAACACCTTCTGGCACACTAATTGGGCCGCTGGAGGCACCAATGACCCAAAGCCTCCTCATACTATCACTATCGACATGGGCTCTTCTCAGAATGTTAACGGCTTATctgttcttcctcgtcaagaTGGTAGCGACCACGGCTGGATCGGCCGTCACAACGTCTTTCTGAGCACAAACGGGAAGAATTGGGGCGATGCTGTCGCAACAGGAACATGGTTCGCTGACAACACTGAGAAATACTCTAATTTTGAGACTCGTCCTGCCCGTTACGTCCGTCTTGTCGCTGTCACTGAAGCAAATGACCAGGCATGGACCAGCATCGCGGAGATCAACGTCTTCAAGGCAGCTTCTTATACCAGCCCTCAACCCGGCCTTGGACGCTGGGGCCCGACACTTGACTTTCCTATTGTTCCTGTGGCTGCTGCAGTTGAGCCAACATCTGGAAAGGTCCTTGTTTGGTCTTCTTACAAaaatgatgagtttggaggCTCGCCTGGCGGTGTAACCTTGACATCGACCTGGGATCCTTCTACGGGTGTGATTTCTCAACGCACTGTGACTAACACCAAGCACGATATGTTCTGCCCTGGTATCTCCATGGATGGAAATGGCCAGGTCGTTGTCACTGGTGGAAATAACGCTGAGAAAACAAGTCTTTATGACTCCTCTAGTGATAGTTGGATCCCCGGGCCTGACATGAAGGTTGCCCGTGGCTACCAGTCATCAGCAACTCTATCGAATGGTCGAGTGTTCACTATCGGTGGCTCATGGAGTGGAGGTATTTTCGAGAAAAACGGCGAAGTCTATGACCCATCTTCAAAGACATGGACCTCACTATCAGGAGCTTTGGTCAAGCCAATGTTGACTGCCGATCAACAGGGCCTCTATCGTTCAGATAACCACGGATGGCTCTTCGGCTGGAAGAAGGGTTCCGTATTCCAAGCTGGACCTAGCACTGCCATGAACTGGTATTATACCAGCGGCAACGGTAACACGAAGTCAGCCGGCAAACGTCAGTCTAGCCGCGGCACTGATCCAGATGCAATGTGCGGAAACGCTGTTATGTATGATGCAGTCAAAGGAAAGATCCTGACGTTTGGCGGTTCCCCAAGCTATCAAGACTCCGATGCCACAACCAACGCTCACATTATCACAATCGGCGAGCCCGGAAGCACACCCAAGACAGTATTCGCGAGTAATGGCTTGTATTACCCCCGAACCTTTCATACGTCTGTCATTCTCCCCGACGGAAATGTTTTCATCACTGGCGGTCAACAGCGTGGCATTCCTTTCGCCGACTCAACTCCCCAGCTTACACCCGAGCTCTATGTCCCCAACGATGACACTTTCTACAAACAGCAACCAAATTCCATTGTCCGAGTCTACCACAGTGTTTCCTTATTACTCCCTGACGGCAGGATTTTCAACGGCGGTGGCGGTCTCTGTGGTGGTTGTACTACCAATCATTTCGACGCCCAGATTTATACGCCAAACAATCTTTACGACTCTAACGGAAAACTTGCGACACGCCCCAAGATTAACAAGGTCTCAGCTAAGAGTGTCAAGGTTGGTGGCAAGATCACAATCTCGACAGATAGCAGCATCAAGCAGGCTTCGCTGATCCGATATGGTACTTCAACACATACAGTTAATACTGACCAGCGTCGTATTCCTTTGAGCCTAAGAAGTACTGGAAGCGGAAACAGCTATTCTTTCCAGGTTCCAAGCGACTCTGGCATTGCTTTGCCTGGATACTGGATGTTGTTTGTGATGAACTCGGCGGGTGTCCCAAGTGTCGCCAGTACTCTTCTCGTTACTCAGTAA
- a CDS encoding hypothetical protein (antiSMASH:Cluster_10.4) has translation MSLKSDIISAMVITWVSALLALIARVFARRMTKVPWWYDDYLCVGAFVVGIGYNVVMIYWALTWYLGTTIPDSVSDERYEEINLHARLMQFLISLTYSYSIGLSKLSILLFYWRIFKQSAIRIPIQVMLGISGAWLILRTFMVIFHCIPVQAYWDKSIENAVCKINDSQFFFATCLTHFILDVVILALPVIEVFKLRLRLGQKIAITALFALGFIVCLASVFVIVTALQYDPASRQMPRDVATNDMWGGVEINVAIVSGCFPLLRPIFTKILPKRFLSSAGSSHPISRTTHGIRLTTINRTNKDKEEDETSSTHQLADPEQGIPGEFEMIDGKGGPRTFISSRTTESLHSREQDMAGIYVRNDVVQEVEESNYTYAMKR, from the exons ATGAGCCTCAAGTCGGATATCATCAGTGCCATGGTCATCACGTGGGTGTCGGCCTTGCTGGCGCTGATTGCACGTGTCTTTGCGAGGCGCATGACAAAGGTTCCCTGGTGGTATGATGACTACTTGTGTGTGGGTGCCTTT GTTGTTGGCATTGGATACAATGTTGTGATGATATACT GGGCCTTGACATGGTACCTTGGCACAACTATCCCCGACTCCGTCAGCGATGAACGATACGAAGAGATCAACCTCCACGCACGACTGATGCAGTTCCTCATCTCCCTCACCTACTCATACTCAATCGGTCTCTCAAAGCTGTctattcttctcttctactGGCGCATCTTCAAGCAATCAGCTATTCGAATCCCGATCCAGGTTATGCTCGGCATCAGCGGCGCTTGGCTTATCCTCCGTACATTCATGGTCATCTTTCATTGCATACCAGTTCAAGCCTATTGGGACAAGTCAATCGAGAACGCTGTCTGCAAGATCAACGACTCACAGTTCTTCTTCGCGACATGCCTTACTCACTTTATTCTGGATGTTGTGATCTTGGCGCTGCCAGTGATTGAAGTGTTTAAGTTGCGACTTCGCCTGGGACAAAAGATTGCTATCACTGCACTGTTTGCCCTCGGTTTCAT TGTCTGTCTTGCATCCGTCTTTGTCATCGTCACAGCCCTCCAATATGATCCTGCATCGAGACAAATGCCCCGCGACGTCGCCACAAACGACATGTGGGGAGGCGTCGAGATCAACGTCGCCATTGTCTCCGGATGCTTCCCTCTTCTCCGTCCAATCTTTACCAAGATTCTTCCCAAGAGATTCCTCAGCTCTGCTGGAAGCAGCCACCCCATCAGCCGCACCACCCACGGTATTCGTCTCACTACTATCAACCGTACCAACAaggacaaagaagaagacgaaacaAGCTCAACTCATCAACTGGCTGACCCTGAACAAGGAATCCCTGGAGAGTttgagatgattgatggAAAGGGGGGACCTCGGACTTTCATCTCAAGTCGAACTACTGAGTCGCTCCATTCACGGGAGCAGGATATGGCCGGGATTTATGTGCGGAATGACGTTGTtcaagaggttgaggagtcCAATTATACATACGCGATGAAGAGATGA